GCGCTGGTTGCGAAACTCCAGGCCCGGCAGTTTGATACCGACCAGCGCCAGCAGGCCGGTGCCCATCAGCGCCCAGACGATCGCGGCGATAACCAGCCCGTAAGGCACCTCGCCCACCACCGGCAGTGCTTTCACGTGCGGCGAGAGCGCCACCAGCACAGGCAGAAAGGCAATCAGCGTCATCACGGCTTTCAGCAGAGACACGCCCATATCCTCAAGCGTGGAGGCGAAACGCATGGTGTCCTCCTGCACACGCTGCGCAGCGCCTTCGATATGGCGCAACCGCTGCCAGTGCTCCATGTAGTATTCGTTCATGGCGGTGCGCCAGCGGAAGATGTAGTGGCTGATGAAAAAGTAATTCAGTACGCCCACGGTGACGTAAATAAGCGCGATGCCAAGAAACACCGTAATGCCGCTGTAAAGCTCGCCGATTTTGACTTTATGGGGCGCGCCGAGCGCGGTCTGGATCAGGTCAAAGAATGGCGCATACCAGGCGTTTATGGCGACCGTAAGTTCCACCATAAACCAGGTGACGAAGATCAGCAGCGCCGAGCCCAGCACTGACCAGCGCTGCCAGCGGTGCGGGCAATAGACGCGCCAGAAGGCAGCGAACAGCCCCACGCAAAGCGCGTAGTAGGCGTAGAAAAGAATAAAGTTGCCTGACCAGAAACGGGCCGCGCTGATGGGCAGCTCGCCCGCCACGCCTAACCGTTCGGCAAGCCAGCCGCCGCCCATCTGCCAGACGACGAAGGCAATCACCGCCCAGATCAGCGCCGAAAGGAAAAAGGCGCCGGGACGAGGGAAAAAGGATTTAAACATCAATCGCTCCTGCAAATATTTTTGTTTTTGCTGTTGCTGTATAGCCTCTGCCCTGCGCGTGTGGCAGGGGGTACTGAGTGTAACGCGACAGGCGACGGCTGCGC
The genomic region above belongs to Cronobacter malonaticus LMG 23826 and contains:
- the sbmA gene encoding peptide antibiotic transporter SbmA, with product MFKSFFPRPGAFFLSALIWAVIAFVVWQMGGGWLAERLGVAGELPISAARFWSGNFILFYAYYALCVGLFAAFWRVYCPHRWQRWSVLGSALLIFVTWFMVELTVAINAWYAPFFDLIQTALGAPHKVKIGELYSGITVFLGIALIYVTVGVLNYFFISHYIFRWRTAMNEYYMEHWQRLRHIEGAAQRVQEDTMRFASTLEDMGVSLLKAVMTLIAFLPVLVALSPHVKALPVVGEVPYGLVIAAIVWALMGTGLLALVGIKLPGLEFRNQRVEAAYRKELVYGEDDPTRADPQTVRALFSNVRHNYFRLYFHYTYFNIARILYLQVDAIFGLFLMFPSIAAGSITLGLMTQISNVFGEVRGAFQYLISSWTTLVELMSIYKRLRSFERTLNDKPAPEPEAQEAL